Part of the Xenopus laevis strain J_2021 chromosome 2S, Xenopus_laevis_v10.1, whole genome shotgun sequence genome is shown below.
CATTTCATCTTGCTCCACAGTTAGTCTTCTTTTTCTTTGTCCTTGATACAGTTTATATCTTCTGTGACGGGATAAAATGTGTCGAGTGTAGCTTGCATGATCTGAAAACATTGCACTGCAGCCTTCTACATCACAGTAAATTTCAGACTCATCGCTTTCTGTTTCATCACTGGACTTTTCATCATCTGTTTGGGGTTTAGAGCTGTTGTCTGCATATGCATCATCGAgttctttttcttcattttcaccATGGTTGTGAAATTCAGTGTAATGTTTCGAAAGTGCTCTTGCACAAATGAAACTTTTTCTACACTCtttatatttacaggtatatattCTTCTACATTTGCCATACTCCCTCCTAGTATCAACTTTGTCTTTTTCCAGGCATAAAGATTCTTTGTTATATTGATGGACCAGTTGATAATGACGAACTAAGCTTTTCTGAGAAGTAAAAGAGGAATTACAGGAATTATGGATACAGTGAAATGGtttgtgatatttatttaatatataacacAATTTTCCTTGGGCCACAACACGTCTTCTACCTCTTTCTTCTCCGCCTTTAAAGTTGTCTGAATGACTTCCCGAGGTGCCAGTTCCATTCCCAGCATCTGTTTCATCAGACAACGAATCAGTGTAGGTTTCATTATTAAGTTCTTGGATGAGGGATCTCCTTTCCTGAATCAATGTGTTGTCTTCATTTTCTTGAAATTTAATATAATTGTTATGCCTCTCATCCATgtgtgttttaatattattttccaGCATTCGTGTGCCTCTTTCTTTTGATAGGTgatgtatttttttgtaatgtataCGAAGCAGAGTTCTCCTTGAAAATGCTGTTTGGCAGATATGGCATTGAAATGgagtatatttattttgaaatatctgCAACTTAAGAGTTCTTTCCCTTGTGTAATGATGTTTCTTTACATAATGCACTAAAAGAGCATCTTTTGTAGCAAAAGCAAATGTGCATCCTTTAAGTTCACATAAGTATGGTTTACAAGACAACTGGGTGAGATACTGACTCACTTTTTCTTGTTTCTGTGGAAGAGGGTTTTTTGGAACACAACAATCAATGGATGAGCTGGCATTTCCTTCCGAATCTTGAGCACCAGAGGTGTTTATACATGAATTAGAGTTCTTTAAGTTTAAATGCTTCAGACTAGTCAAAAGTTCATTTATAGTATTCTCAGAAGCTGACCTGTGACATCCAGAAGAGAAATGTGCTTCATCACATTCGTTTGCAGAATTAGTTTTGTCTGAACTTGGTACACAGTTTAAGTGTTCAGTTTCAGGCAATAAAGGAGTTTTTGGGGTGCCCGCTACAGTAGATTCTTTGCTTTTTCGATCTGTGGTATTAACTGTACTATACCCAGCCAAGCTCTGTGGAAACTGAAGAGGGTCAATCCTTTGGAGACTGACTTTAACTGTATTTGCTATTTTGCAAGTGCAGTGCACACCTCCTGAATTTTTTAAACAGTTTGTTAATGTGGGTAAATGTTCAGATGGTTTATGAGATGAAGaacagaaatgtatttgtttgcaACTAATATCCCCAGCCTCTGTTGGAAGTTTCTTTTCAGGCACCATATTTCTATCTTGAAGCATGGGGCTATTGCCACAAACATCGTCTAAATCACTGAGTGTGTATGCTTCATTATTTAAGGGAGGAAGATGGTTATTTTCTAGCTTGCATGTTGTTTCATTAATtgcatttttactattattaGAATCTTTTGTGTGTGTTACAAGGTGTTCTTGGAATTCAGTACTAGAGTAATAGAACTTTTTACAACCTGAAAAACTGCATACATATGAAGCATCTCTGAAATGTTGAGCTTCATGGTGATAAAGGAGGCCCAGATCACCAAAAACCAAATTGCAGCCTTCTAATTCACATGTGTATTGGGGGTCAGGGTGTGACTGTTTGTGAATGAGTAGTTCATTAATAGTATTAAATCTTGCATTGCAGTCTATGGAAGCACACAAGAAAGGCTGTGATGCTAAATGGATTCTCATGTGCTGCTTTAGATGGAAACCAGTAATAAAATGTCTTCGGCAAAAGGCACATTTCTCTCTCAagtttttcatttctaaatagTGTTTTGCATTTTCATCACTATTGTGATGCTCAGCTTTAAGATGTATGCTTAAGTACTTAAATTGCTTGAAAACTCGAGAACAACCAGTGCCTGGGCATGGGTAAACATCTCTGTCTTGAAGCTGTTTATCttgtattgttttaaaggaaatataaccCATAGTATCACATGCATCTTCAGCAGAGTTCATATCAGGTTTCAGTTcctggattttgtctttttttggtcGATGCCGCATGGGCATTTTCATGTGGTCCATTACATGAGGTACAAAAATATCCTTCTTCTTGAATTTCTTAATACAAACAGGACAAGTGTATATACCATCAGCAAAGTGCATCCTTGAATGATGGAGAATCCTGGCCTCAATTACTTCTCTGTTGCAGATTAAGCAGTAAAATTTATATTGAAGCCACCTTTTATACCTTTCAGATGACCCAACTGGCTTTTTCACTTTAGTAGTTTCAAGTTCGTTAGTAACATATTCCGGAGATGCTTGTGCTTTTTCGACTAAGTCCTCATAGCTACCTAATGAGGGGTTGAAGACATCTGTCTCGTTAACCAAAGGATTGTCAAAATTCACTTCCTCCTCATCAGATACTTCTTTTCCTAGAAGTTTAAGACAATGTCGCTTTAATGTTTTCCAATCCCAGAATTCAGGATCAAACATCCAGTGACTCTTTAAAGCAAGCAAAAGTTCACAGCGCAGGGAGTTTGAAATAACACTTGATTCTTCATCATTTTTTTGATCAGGCTGCTGAAAGAGCTCCTCCAATATATTTAGACCATCAAACGTTGGCTCACATAAAAATTCTGTGAGTTGGCAGGCTCGCCTAACCTCCAAATCTTGTGGTAAGAGGCAAGCTATTGTTTTGCAAACAGATGTCTTTGTTGCATCGGATTCATTTGATGGAATCTGAAGGGCTCTTATGCATAAAACTATAGCAATTGGAATACCCTCGTCTCCAGCCTAGAAGACAAGAAGGAGATGCTTAGAAAATAGTACCAGTAcaatttattacagaaaataaaaagtcatcGGGGTGATTTTGGGGGCTTTGGTCCTGGGCAGCCTGAAGAACCTGGTGCTTAAAGTGCACAATGTGATATTTAccctaagggaggaactccatggtGACATTTTCACCTCTttccttatttccatcgcatccgacttaacgcctgcgtttttgcgcagtgaGTCAGATCGCGCCGAAATCGgacatggagttcctcccttaggcTGTATACATAGGCCATACACATAGATGGCAAATGCTCTGTTcttggcttagaggcaagttttggttgtataaaattaGAAATGATTTCAGCTAGAGCCTCCTTTAAACTGCCAGTGTACATAGGGGCTAAAAAATAGCCAATGCCATCCCTTATTTGTCAACACCAGAACtatcttcatgcttgtgttgctcttcaaatctttttacaattgaatgtggctcatgggtataataggttgggaacccctggtcTAACAAAAAGGAAGCCCAAAGCACTTGTTAAATGGAATTTGAAGCACTGACATGACGGATACAAATTCAAAGGGTTTTGTATAGGGCTATAAACTAAAAACTGTTACAATCTGTAATAGAAATTTTGTGATATTAGCAACTAAtgttcaattctaacagctgacttTAAATGggttttcaccttcaaacactttttttcagttcagtggaGACAGTTGACAAGAAATATGAGTGGATTGCCGACTCTAATTGTGCtaaatgatacatttgttatctttagccctgctaagtagaatccctgagcttcattaaaggaattgtttaaagTCTATTTGtggtgaacgatctgaaaacaactaaactaaaGAAAGTGattgatggtgaacaacccctttaaatgaattggcagaatgcattttcagcacatgtCCTATTTAATGTGGCAATTTTTAGCAAAGAAGTTCTTCAGTATATACAGCCACTTTAAGGCCCTGAGAAACATGAAAACTAAGCAAAGCTGGCTATAAAAGGGTTTACTATAAATGGGCTGACCTGCGAATAATTTGAGCTGCTTGCGAGCTGGACAGTTGAAATTGTCCATTGGCTATTCATAGAGGGCTAAACAGCACTGTAAAACCCAATCAATCATAAGTAAGGGAAAACCACAGTTCCTCTTATTCCCACATTAACCAAATTAACATCAAAGGGGGCATCAGCTAATATTTTAAAAGAGAATCTTGTTTACATGAATAGTAGTAGGCCAATCTTGCTATTTCAACTGAATGTgccttttaaattgtattttaaaaatcccTTTTCTCTGGACATATTTATAAGAATGATCTGATTTGCAaactgattccattatattctgcctgattgTATTCACAAGCATTCTGAGTTCAGGTTTACTCCATTTGCGTTTCAATGCGTTTGtttagatgcagcatgttgcattttctcACGCTTGACATATGTTCAGCTATCAATAGGACAGAGAGATGCGTTTGGAATCTAAAAAAACGCATTTAAACACAATATATGCTCATTTTTGCACTCAGCATaagtttaaaaaatgcagaaaaaaaactccagTGCCCTTACAATGTAGGTGATAAATTGCACAACTGCAGTCGCCAGTAGAAAATAattcttgtttttcatttttcagcatGTAGCTGGCTGCTAAAAATTAATTGCTCATTGGTTGATGTGGGTAACTGCACTTCTGCAAGTTAGCACCCATGATGTTACATCAGCTTCAATGTCTACTACTTGCATTTGACCACTTTCCTGGCCTGTACAACCTACCCTTTTTCCAATCAGTTTGCATCAGCTAGTAACACAATTTGGTGTTTTACCATATGAACATCGATTTAACTTAAAGCATTTTACATACCTCTGCATGCACAACTCTGATAAGAAAAAAAAGGTGTTGCTGTGTTTTAGCAATGACACCAAACTGTCTGCATCTTTCAAGAAACGTATTTAAAGCAGGATCAATCCTTCTCTGCAGCTTGCTCCAAAATAGGGTTAGCTCCCtgcaaaacaatgtattttgttttaagaaTGCAATAACCATTCATTAAATACCTTTTAactttatgatttattttaagggggaactaaagccttactaacgaagtagactagaaatgctgtacattatgttttgggcttctgtaccaaccacaaccctttagcagggtggatctgtgcctccaaagatgcccctgtagctccccatcttcttttctgtggaTTCTtttcttactgagcttaggggcagatgtacaatatactaaatatttaaaattgtaacaattaaataaGGCTGATTTGTGAAGACCCCTAGGCTTAGCTCAAAAGCTGCTGAAAGCACACTGAACATGTGTATGTCGCAGACAAAATCCAAGATAAGAAACTCATGTAACAAATTTGAAGGCCTaaatcattactattatagagatgctgaacctttaggctggttcattaggttcactatataaaatatggcatttcaagTCATATTCATTTACCGGTTAGTTCACTTTTAAGCTCCTATGTTcaggttttatttttctctgtaataataaaacagtaccttgtaagaaattgccatcttgattttgttatttactatgaaagctgttgttcagggaacttacctgaagccctgattatcataacaaaggttttcctgtgactactaaggtcgtctgctgtggggaccataaaactgattgtgtatgtgagaaaacttgttcaacaggatgtaggcaagttgggggtttatcacagcatcttggcagttgggagggtttctgtgggggcaggtgaaaacccaggataaaagaacacgaGCAGACATGTGAGGGAGCTGAGTGGAGaggggagctgggcagctgagaggaggcagctagagagctggagaagcagAGGAGCCTAggacaagacatgtgaggaatgaagaccagaggggaaggcagagatgaagccgaactctattcccttgcctttttggtaacaactatgtagacttgtgtaatgtgtaactgtaaatattgtaatttttgtttagtctaagtgtaatcatttatgtagaacaatcaattgatttattttacaatacatcactttactatacgctcattggtgtggattcattgtctgcttgctcaaaagaaccagaaaccctagtaagtgggttgaggtatattattaataatgatataatacacaaaagccatgaatatcttgtaaattatatccttataaacggtgagtagtgatgtcatcagttataaacggtgagtagtgatgtaatttctgtcacatgactcactaaaatttgtttattataattaataaagtacccccagttgaaaaatatgaggatattataagttacctcggagttccatgacctgtataaaaacactcggccttcggcctcgtgtttttatatggtcatgaaactcctcggtaacttataatatccttatattttacaagagggggtactttattcactatataatatatatagaaacttacaccttgtacttgatccaatctaagatattattcatttttactggaagcaaaaccagtccattgcatttgtttaatgtttacatgattttctagtagacttatgttatgaagatccagattacaaaaagatctgttaacccggaaaaccccaggtcctgagtattccagataacaggtcccatgcctgtactgcatGGACCTATACAATTCTGGGTGCACATAAATTTTTCCTACAGTAGATTATTTTTTGCATATAAGAACTACAGGGAACTACTGTAATCTAAAAATAAGTGTATCCATGCAAGCTACAGTCACAGTGATTCACCCTCtaaaacttaggggcatatttatcaagggtcgaatttcaaattgaaaaaacttcaaaaagaccaactgaaattaattcgaagtttttgttGGTCAAAttggtcagttttcaatcaaataggtacgtattcggccaaattagaatcgtaggaatcaaaggaatagcgcattcgatcaaattcaattagtttcccccccccaaaaaacttatatttttcaaagtccaccaattgactccaaataggttctaggaggtcccccataggctaaaacagcaattcagcaggtttttgactgaatttttaaagaggcagtacatgataaattttgatattcaaattttttattttttttcaaattcaaatcgaatctggctattccctagtcgaagtaaacaaaaaatagctcataattcaaattttttttcattagaaaattcacctcgaccttcgataaatctgccccttaaaatctcATTTACGATACAGCAAACCACGATAATACCAAGTGACCAGGTCACCAAAGGATACATTgcctataaaatgtatttatcccTTGAATGTTTTAATGTCAAACGTATTCACagctaattttgtttttaattaacatCGCTTTGCTGAGATCTGTTTTCACCTTGACTTGAAAGACTCCGTTTATTAGTTCAAAAAGCAAAATTATATCCACTGTATTGATGACCTCGCACCTCCCTTTGCAGGAGGCACTTACCTTtaacttccggctttatagccacGGGCCTGCTCAccccccccttttgtgacatcatcggcggggcggcaCGTGTCTAATAAGGGAAGCCGGGCTTGGGTGGAGGAAGGGTGCGGATCGGGCAAAACCTGGCCCGCACATGACTAATCCACTGTGATTAAGCGATCTAAAACTTCCATGGGGGCGAATACTCTTTATAaatgaccaggggtagctgggaaattgacaacaagtctagccccatgtcagatttcaaaatggaatataaaaaaatctgtttgctcttttgagaaatggatttcagtgcagaattctgctgcagtagccatattaactgatgtgttttgaaaaaaacatgttttctgatgacaggatccctttaagtaaccatTACCCAGTTTTAAATATATGCCAGCACTATCTCAATTTAGTTTACTGATAAAATTagcaattttaaataaaaactgaataaaaatgaaacacaCCTACCAGGAGCAAGAAGTAATTTCATTTTGCAGTTGTTGGGTAAGATAAGTAGTGCAGAGAATAAATGCTGTGTTATCTTGTCCTTCAGATTCCAGATTACATATTGTATCCAATACCTCCTTTCCATCCATCTTCGAaatcttaaataaaataatacattttgcttACTGAAAATATTAACAATTGTAACATTATTCTATGAGAAacttattttcaaaaactcatttAGTTTGGTTCAGCATCATATATATACAGGCAGCATGTGTGCAAATACTGTGGATATATAAATAGTACATTTGTACTGaggcatttaaatttttttttagaaaagcatGGTTATATGGTATTTTCCATAACTAAGCTTACGTGTGAGATACATTAAGTAATTAATGCTTGGTAAAGCATAAAAAATGGTCTATCATTTGTTCATAAAATCTTGCCACTAGAGAGTTTGGGAATATTTAtcagagcaatcatggctgctcTGTGCTGAATGGCCTGTGTGCTGTGTATACAGAGcttaaagcaggagtgcccatactttactaataagaggtctacttttaatgatgttgtcccattatgatctacatccataaaagcattgtttagcattctgtttcatgagaaaatgtacattgttatttttaacaaacaactatttcatatgtaaccttaacataataaatatctgaatgaaatgcatgaaataggagtgtgatttagacaaactttttgttgacagtgtcttgagatctactgatcaccatctAAAGATACACCCTTTTGGTCACACTGACTTAAATGCTCATATTCAACACATGCTACTACATTGTGGCATCTATTCGTGTGGCACCACCTTCTTTCAGTGGGTACAATAGCTACTTCTCAATTGATGAAGCAATAATAGGTGTATGATATACAAATATAGTGAAATGCGAATGTTACTGGAGCTAGAAGCAGGGCCtagcctagggcgcaacgatagGGGCAAGTACCTGTTTAAacggtcttctgcctacccctagtccccaTTCGCTGCTGTCCCTCGGTCgctctcccctgccttcctcccCTCTCTCCCTACCCGCGGGCGCTCTGCACTGCCTCCCTCCCCGCGGTCGCTCTCCCCgtctccctcccctctgttgctctctgCTGCCGCCTCTGTTCGATCCCCGCTTACGGGTCGTGTGGTATGGGGTCATGCGCTCATGTGGGTTGGGGGAGAACGATGGCCAGGCCGCATCAGCTTGGCCCGATGCTGGCTAGATGAAGATGACATTCTATAATAATTGTAATCAACGTATTCACCATTTGCAAGTACTGTTAATTATTGTCTAACTTGCTGCCACTATATCAATAAATGTTGCAACTGCTAATGATGAAGTACTGTGTTTATTGTCTGTTCATTAATAGACTCTTAATAGACAGAGTATATTCTGTCTCTACTTATATGCAGAGAGAATATAACTTATGAGACAGTGTGCCAGCCTTGGCCTCTTGCACTCACTAGAGAATGTGACATCAAAAACCCCCTCTCACAACAATCAGATGTACAGTGTGCCATGAATAAATTATGCAGTTTATTTCCATTTCTTATAGGGCTAGTATACCCCTTTTTTTAACAATAGCTCAGTGAATAGGGCAGGTGCTGAacaaatttttgcctttttaattaagaaatacgCATAGTTTATTTTCTGCACCAAAAAGGGCAAAATCTAAAAATGGAATATACTTCCTGTCGGTGCAAGCTTATTCTGAATAAACCAATAATCCCCTTGTCAAGTCCTCTGTATGAACaacacccccctccccagctgtGTCATTTGTTAGGCACGGACATAAGGTGcaactcattaaagggatactgtcatgggaaaaaaaatttttcaaaatgaatcagtgaccaggggcagctgggaaatttacaaaatgtctagccctatgtcagatttaaaaattgaatataaaaaaatctgtcttttgagaaatggatttcagtgcagaattttgctggagtagcactattaactgatgcgttttgaaaaaaacatgttttccgataacaggatccctttaaatacaggccTTCACAGTGGACTGGTGATTTAGACTGTATTTATAACATACTTCTTAATTTTTGGGTTTAAAGGTTTCAAATATGGTACAAAGCATGTATGCAAGGAAATTAGGCTAAACAACAGTTTTGCTTACCTCTTTAAAAGCTTCCTCATTGGGTAACATAGTACATAGGCATGTGATAAATGACtgccgaaaaaagaaatcattcgACATTTCTGCCGAGTCTGAACAAATCTTTGATAAGATCATTGCTTGCTGTATGCAGTTTGATTTCATCAAGTGCTTAATTCGCATCTGCAGAAAACAGGACCCCTCTTGTGAAATCAATTTCTGGACTGgtataaaagaagaaaaactttattttcaatcgaaaacttaaaatgttttttttttatttttgcattataccATCACATTTGCAAACATTGCAAAAACCAAAATATAATCTGCCAATAGGAACGAAAACATAACTTTTGTTTAAAAGACATGGGTCTGAGAGAGAAGGGAATTAACCTGGGACCTGTAAACATGGTCAGTGTATTGCTGAATATGAAGGCGAATTTgagtgtaaggggcagatttatcaaggtgtgaGATTAGAATGCACCACAGATAAACTCACTcacttttattcattcctatgggatttttagaattgtatttatcaatggagttcaccatttgataaatatgcttctaaaaattccataagaatgaatagaaagcgaGTGAGTTTTCTGTGGTGCATTCTAATCTCacgccttgataaatctgcccttaaatgcaCATGAGCTATAAAGTGAGTGATTGTGTACAAATACAATTATCTTAAGCCTCTATGAAACTACTAATGAACGGCTAGAATTTGCAAAAAGAAATCCACGCATTCTAAAGAAAGACCTAAGTCTGACGAACAATAGTGTGTTTCAATCTCCCGAACTACAACGAagcattcagattaaataaagtagtaaaaaaaacaaatcagacgatCAGCAATTGTACTAGAGTTTTGTCTGACAAATAGTattgacagtcacccattgatattgtcagataaaCAATACATGCAGAGGTATCATTAGCCAACAAAAACCTTCTAACCTCTCCAATCGACTAAACAACAGACTAtgatggtacaaaaaatgttgggacactccacacatgatccgaaaatcgcaCAAACCGTTGCTATGTTCGACTTCATCTTTGTATCTACGGCTTCTGTTgtaaatatttcttaaaagcaatacaggtatgggatcaggtaTCAGGAacccggttatccagaatgctccgaattacagaaaggctgtctcccattctctccattttatcaaaatactcaaaattaccttgtacttgatccaaatgaagatataattaatccttattggaagcacaaccagcctattgggtttatttaatgtttatgtgattttctagtagactgaaggtaggaagattcaaattacagaaagcaccAGGTTCTgagtattccggataacaggtcccatacctgtattttaaaactttacgaatacaggtatgggatattttccagaaagctcagaattatagaaaggctgtctcctatagactcaattttatccaaatttgcaaaactaAGTACCTTGAACTTtctccaaactaaaatataattaatccttattggaagcaaaaccagcctattatgtTTAGTAAATGTTTAcgtttctagtagatttaaggcaggcatgtccaaagtgctgcccgggggccaattgttgccctttttcaaatttacagcgGCCATccgcctccatcatgaaatgaataataacgaggccccccagcacagtgcaatcaggaatcccatagcagtaatattaaggcacattagtgaaatgatctgccacttggtctatactgctgcctgtgtgctgaaggtgttggcaataaacacatactggcacatagagacttctttagggctgaaggtgtcaatagacgtgctgacgtgccagtacagtaaacaaaAGTAGTATGgtgtcactacgttccagtacgtgtctattactaacaccttcagcacacaggcagcagtatagaccaagtggcagatcatttcactaatgtgcccaaatattactgctacgattactcgattcctgtaatttaatgttaatggttcaaagaaggtcaggctgaatggtcggccccccacacattttcacctcaccaaatctggcccttgttgcaaaaagtttgggcacccctgatttaagggtaagtccacacgaggagattttgtcgcctggcgactaatcgcctcttcttctgggcgtcaatctccccgaactgcctctgtgtGTCTTCCCatcagctataatgaaaagtcgcttgcgctaAAAACACACGCGTTTTCAGAAGTCaccctaagttgcctcacgaggaaatttcgggtgacttcggaaaacaacgacttttcattatagcggatgggaagacaggcagaggcagttcggggagattgtcgcccagaagaagaggcgattagtcaccaggcgacaaaatctccccgaatctcctcgtgtgaactaaccctaaaggagaaatcaacctgtggggaaaaaaccccatcCCCCtaaccccaggtagacctcccgccctcctccccccaggctaactacccacggggaaatgccccatacaccatacttacccctcatcgcagattcttccagcgaagttccacacatccatcttccgcgtcctctgtaagctgactaaGAGATCttcaatttccatgtaattccgcgcatgcgcagttgtcacaagcCGGCAAACTgccccaactgcgcatgtgcagaaataccgatctcccagtcagcttacagaggacgcggaagatggatgtgtggagcttcgctggaagaatctgcgccaatggggtaagtatggagtatgtatggggcattttccctggggggggggggggggtacaggtttttttccccacaggttgatttctcctttaaggtatctAAATTAGGAAAGATCCGAGTCAGGGACTTTGCAGATGTGGCCATAAAACTTTAGTAGAGAAGTCTTGATACTTTTTCGGCATATAATGTACAGTACCTCTTAAAGTGATATCACTTCATATATgtgacccgttatccagaaaaccccaagccccgatcattctggataacgggtcacATATATGAAGTGATATCACTTTAAGAGGTACTGTACATTATATGCCGAAAAAGTATCAAGACTTCTCTACTAAAGTTTTATGGCCACATCTGAAAAGTCCCTGACTCTTTCTGGATACAGCAGTACACAAATTTAATTTTGATCTACGTTACAGGCACTTTTCTGTTTCCATATTTTCAGGCAGTGAAGGACTGCTTATGATCCCTAAATTACTGCTCTACAGAAGCTGGTATTCTATGACAAGAAGATCACAGAATGAAATGCACTCACTAATGCAACTAGAAAATGTCTCATATATTTCTCCACATCAATAAACCACACATCACATTTTGTTTTCAGATGTAGTTTTTTTATGATAGTGTCTC
Proteins encoded:
- the rlf.S gene encoding zinc finger protein Rlf isoform X2, with the translated sequence MQHTEESTASENVITCAGVYGTALQSFATARPYLTTECEDVLLLLGRLMLSCFEVILSMTEDDLSCDYGLQLKKSIVESHNILVEFGNNNLQLLIDVVQNGGAWKNHVLVRILSQQPVEPEEVQKLISQEGSCFLQMRIKHLMKSNCIQQAMILSKICSDSAEMSNDFFFRQSFITCLCTMLPNEEAFKEISKMDGKEVLDTICNLESEGQDNTAFILCTTYLTQQLQNEITSCSWELTLFWSKLQRRIDPALNTFLERCRQFGVIAKTQQHLFFLIRVVHAEAGDEGIPIAIVLCIRALQIPSNESDATKTSVCKTIACLLPQDLEVRRACQLTEFLCEPTFDGLNILEELFQQPDQKNDEESSVISNSLRCELLLALKSHWMFDPEFWDWKTLKRHCLKLLGKEVSDEEEVNFDNPLVNETDVFNPSLGSYEDLVEKAQASPEYVTNELETTKVKKPVGSSERYKRWLQYKFYCLICNREVIEARILHHSRMHFADGIYTCPVCIKKFKKKDIFVPHVMDHMKMPMRHRPKKDKIQELKPDMNSAEDACDTMGYISFKTIQDKQLQDRDVYPCPGTGCSRVFKQFKYLSIHLKAEHHNSDENAKHYLEMKNLREKCAFCRRHFITGFHLKQHMRIHLASQPFLCASIDCNARFNTINELLIHKQSHPDPQYTCELEGCNLVFGDLGLLYHHEAQHFRDASYVCSFSGCKKFYYSSTEFQEHLVTHTKDSNNSKNAINETTCKLENNHLPPLNNEAYTLSDLDDVCGNSPMLQDRNMVPEKKLPTEAGDISCKQIHFCSSSHKPSEHLPTLTNCLKNSGGVHCTCKIANTVKVSLQRIDPLQFPQSLAGYSTVNTTDRKSKESTVAGTPKTPLLPETEHLNCVPSSDKTNSANECDEAHFSSGCHRSASENTINELLTSLKHLNLKNSNSCINTSGAQDSEGNASSSIDCCVPKNPLPQKQEKVSQYLTQLSCKPYLCELKGCTFAFATKDALLVHYVKKHHYTRERTLKLQIFQNKYTPFQCHICQTAFSRRTLLRIHYKKIHHLSKERGTRMLENNIKTHMDERHNNYIKFQENEDNTLIQERRSLIQELNNETYTDSLSDETDAGNGTGTSGSHSDNFKGGEERGRRRVVAQGKLCYILNKYHKPFHCIHNSCNSSFTSQKSLVRHYQLVHQYNKESLCLEKDKVDTRREYGKCRRIYTCKYKECRKSFICARALSKHYTEFHNHGENEEKELDDAYADNSSKPQTDDEKSSDETESDESEIYCDVEGCSAMFSDHASYTRHILSRHRRYKLYQGQRKRRLTVEQDEMQGNYIASRHGNNLVFNRKKRRVRKKEDQKESAELKSREEALQMCAQNIDITQFPCMVHGCSSVVKLESSIIRHYKLTHNLSATYVTDNTSKLVYCVKNFPHCKTEQDFSTEDHSPEMQYLIQEQKIPKLHLHGDIYNKCDQSDGVHVQSNKSDLSSSVEKVALNQDKMLHGCLRQSSMQSSPIECTSSSAEPSFASFHSSNMDNEMLQNSVDSDSLNSPNVDSEGQLTLNLKASFKPNGFESSFLKFLQETRDSDDEFEDAEWKPQQHFKLQNSVQTKKLRETSRNDKVCLPQDKRLGHDDLQRLRPLLSSNVQTATSVPTLQTLRTILDKALTNCGDLALKQLHYQRPVVVLERSKFNIPLIDLFSSKKTDELCVGIS